From the genome of Salvia splendens isolate huo1 chromosome 7, SspV2, whole genome shotgun sequence:
aatattgTCTATTTTATGCTTCTTTCACTcgtaaaatttgaaaaaaaaaattattttgatttaGTGCAAACCTAAAAATaggttttttttactaaaaaatgatATTGATTTTAGAGTACAATTAAAACTAAATATCTATctcatgttatatttttatcatGTTTTCTTGACTTGATGCACAAATGGGACAACTGACAACTGCTCAACAAAATCCCATATTAGTAACTAATTTTTTGTTCTTCAATCTCAATCCTCAGAATCAAATAATCCAAAACCCCAATGCGATTTTCCCTCCTTCCCAAGCTATACCATTCACCTGCTTGTCGACTTCTCCCACCTTTTCATCGCCGATTACGCTTCAACTATATGTCAACTGATTTACTGGAACCAAAGCTCCCCATCACTGTAGCTGAAAAAGTCAAGAAATTTCATCAAGTTTATCACTCCAGCCCCACCGGTAAGTAAATTCTAAGCAAATCGTTATGAAATTTGAGTCTGGGTTCTTTTTTTCCCTTGATCGTTGAGAAAAATCGGATTATTTTAATGTGAATTTTCAGATAGTTGTGACAAATGCTGGGATGAAGGTCTGACGCCTTGGGATTTGGGGAACCCTACCCCAGTTCTTGTACACCTTCACAACACTGGATCACTTCCAAAGGGCAGAGCTCTTGTTCCTGGCTGCGGCAGTGTatgtctctctctttctctcaaatTTCGATTACTTCAAGAGAATGtggatgtttatgttttattttagggatattggtttctaaaatcatgaaactttcaaaaagttgagattttcccacaaactttcaacttgccaaataatatcacgaactttacccgagtttgttatttcccaccaacGAAAAAATTTCGgttatattaatggattgaagaacaattttggagggTACTATCCTCAAAGATTGAAGAACTTGAAGCTCTCGAAGTTGTTGCCAAGAATTACGAAAAAAAACTCGGGtcaagttcgtgatattatttgccaagttgaaagttcgtgggaaaaacccaactttttgaaagttccatgaAATTAAGGGCTAATATCCCAGACAATTCGCTTAATTCATGAGAAGAGGGGTGTCACAAAATTTGGTGTTGTGGATTGgttgatgtataatttgttttgtgttttactCTGTTAACAGTAATACTAATGTCTAAAGGAAAATAAACAAAGCCATTAAACAAGATTAAAAGCAAGTATAGAGACATTCCCTCAGAAGATTGTATTGGATTGAATGATCTGATTACAAAgacaaatattaatatatagacCCAAGAGAAGGATCTCGGATCATGCATTTCTTACCCTTAAAGCATCTAAATCTAGACTATTCAGTCAGAGAGCAAACATCACAGCCGAAAATGGATTATTTCTGCTTTGCTCCAGCCCGTGCTGCCACATCTCTATATCTGAGGGTGTGCTCTCATCACAGCTGGAGCTGCTTCCACCACATCATTCTTGAGCGAAGATTGTCTGTTCTCGGTTTTCAGTGGACCAGCTGCATGATCATGTACACGTCGACTCTCTTGATCAGTCTCCATGTATGCAGCTTGATGATCCACTTGGCTAGGTTTACTAATACTGTCGTTATGCTGCCGTTTTATTATATGTCGATTTTTAACCACTCTGTCAATGGTTGGGATGTATTTAGTTTGTGATTTCATCattctcttctctttttttacAGTTTCTCTCTAGTTTGGTTATCAATTAGAAACTTCTATTCTTGCAGGGTTATGATGTAGTAGCGATGGCGTGTGCCGAGCATCATGTTGTAGGTCTGGATGTATCAGACATCGCCATTAAGAAAGCAATAGAAGTAAGACTTgcttttatgattttttatcaATAGACGTTTATAAGAATTTGCAACCTGCCTTACGGATTTTGATGAAATTTGACATTGATGGTAGTCTAGAGAAAAGGACTTCGGATTGTCACTATTTTGATCTATAGTATACGAATGATATTTGAAGTGATTTTGTGTCAAGTAATATCTATCTGTATATTTTCTGAGCTGACTTAACGAGAAGATTACAGCATATATTGGTCAGACATTCTTTTGATATACATATTATATAAGACGGGTTTTTTGTGTGTAATCCTCAGTAGGATTATGTTTCTTTCTTCAAAACTCCATTTTTTAGTGAGGTAACCTCAAGGAATTGCAGTGACACGTGGTAAACTCTAAAACTTAACTAAGCATTATATTCtatgtgatttctttttttcatcTTCCAGCTGAAACATTAGTTCCATAATCTGTAGTTTTCGTCTACAATGTTGTTAAAATCCTCACTATGGTCATTGCATTGCATTGCATTGTAGTTGACGTCTGGCTCACCAAACGCAGAGCACTGTACTTTCTTAAAGACAGACTTCTTTACTTGGTGTCCGGATCAGCTGTTTGATCTCATTTTTGATTACACGTAAGTTTCCTCTGTCGTGCATTCAAGATATTAGAATGTTGTAGTTTCGTCTATGTTCATTAGGTTACGACGTTATGATATTGTCTCTACAGGTTTTTCTGTGCCATCGAACCCGAGCTAAGATCATTATGGGCCAAGAAAATGTCTAACCTTCTGAAACCGGATGGGGAGCTCATAACACTAATTTATCCAGTTAGTCAGGAATTTTACAGTCCTTCagtatttttcatatattttgtaCTTCCGTAATCTGATGATTTATGCATATTCTCGACGTTGTTAGATAGATGACCATGAGGGCGGCCCTCCATATAAAGTATCAGTTGCCGAGTAATTTCCCGTTTGACTCACTTCCAGTAttttatatgttgaattttgaATACCTATCTTTCTCTTCACAATTTGGCCCCATATAAAACTTGGTATActtttgttgaaaaattcttctATCTACGCAGTTATGAAGAGGAATTGCATACTGTTGGTTTCGAAGCAACACAGATTTCAGAGAATGAGCTGGCCATTGCTCCTCGAAAGGTAAAAATAATTGTGTGAAATCTGTCGTCCTTCACATGTTGCTTGAAGGGTATTTGGTCGAGTTAGTAAGCTCCTTCAAACAGCTTATGTGACGACTCGAGTGCACTTTAAGTCATAGATTAGTTCAGAATTAGGACAATGTGACAGAAACTCAAGTAGAACGAGTCTTATGATGAGGGCAGCACGATGATATAATAAGTTAATAACCATATTTCTGGCTTAACGTACGCTAAATTTGCTACTGGAACTCTGAAACATCGTCCTTCAATCT
Proteins encoded in this window:
- the LOC121741165 gene encoding thiocyanate methyltransferase 1-like isoform X2; amino-acid sequence: MRFSLLPKLYHSPACRLLPPFHRRLRFNYMSTDLLEPKLPITVAEKVKKFHQVYHSSPTDSCDKCWDEGLTPWDLGNPTPVLVHLHNTGSLPKGRALVPGCGSGYDVVAMACAEHHVVGLDVSDIAIKKAIELTSGSPNAEHCTFLKTDFFTWCPDQLFDLIFDYTFFCAIEPELRSLWAKKMSNLLKPDGELITLIYPMTMRAALHIKYQLPIMKRNCILLVSKQHRFQRMSWPLLLERDERN
- the LOC121741165 gene encoding probable thiol methyltransferase 2 isoform X1 codes for the protein MRFSLLPKLYHSPACRLLPPFHRRLRFNYMSTDLLEPKLPITVAEKVKKFHQVYHSSPTDSCDKCWDEGLTPWDLGNPTPVLVHLHNTGSLPKGRALVPGCGSGYDVVAMACAEHHVVGLDVSDIAIKKAIELTSGSPNAEHCTFLKTDFFTWCPDQLFDLIFDYTFFCAIEPELRSLWAKKMSNLLKPDGELITLIYPIDDHEGGPPYKVSVADYEEELHTVGFEATQISENELAIAPRKGREKLGRWRRSLHRVSL
- the LOC121741165 gene encoding thiocyanate methyltransferase 1-like isoform X3, which translates into the protein MDYFCFAPARAATSLYLRVCSHHSWSCFHHIILERRLSVLGFQWTSCMIMYTSTLLISLHGYDVVAMACAEHHVVGLDVSDIAIKKAIELTSGSPNAEHCTFLKTDFFTWCPDQLFDLIFDYTFFCAIEPELRSLWAKKMSNLLKPDGELITLIYPIDDHEGGPPYKVSVADYEEELHTVGFEATQISENELAIAPRKGREKLGRWRRSLHRVSL